A genomic window from Terrisporobacter glycolicus ATCC 14880 = DSM 1288 includes:
- the yidD gene encoding membrane protein insertion efficiency factor YidD: protein MNKIAYIWKEINTCLSKLCIYLIRFYQKYISPLKGPTCRFYPTCSQYAIEAFKKYGLFKGMYLSIKRVLKCHPFHPGGYDPLK from the coding sequence TTGAATAAAATAGCATATATATGGAAGGAAATAAATACATGTTTATCGAAATTATGTATTTACTTGATAAGATTTTACCAAAAATATATATCTCCTTTGAAGGGACCTACATGTAGGTTTTATCCTACTTGTTCTCAATACGCAATAGAAGCTTTCAAAAAATATGGATTGTTTAAAGGTATGTATTTGTCAATAAAAAGGGTTTTAAAGTGTCATCCATTTCATCCAGGAGGATATGATCCTCTAAAATAA
- the rnpA gene encoding ribonuclease P protein component, which yields MNFKETQGLKKDSDFRKVYKYGKSIANRLLVMYTLPNKSDNNRVGISVSKKVGKANVRNKARRRIKESYRLNIDGNIKSGYDIVFIARVAIKDAEYTEIEKAMKHLIKKANLF from the coding sequence ATGAACTTTAAAGAAACACAAGGCTTAAAAAAAGATTCAGATTTTAGGAAAGTTTATAAATATGGAAAATCTATAGCAAATAGATTATTAGTTATGTATACGCTTCCAAACAAGTCGGATAATAATCGTGTTGGTATATCCGTTTCAAAAAAAGTAGGTAAGGCCAATGTACGAAATAAAGCTAGAAGAAGAATAAAAGAATCGTATAGGTTAAATATAGATGGTAATATAAAATCTGGTTATGACATAGTATTTATAGCTAGAGTTGCCATAAAGGATGCTGAATATACTGAGATTGAAAAAGCAATGAAGCATTTAATTAAAAAGGCAAATTTATTTTAA